CCGTCCCCGCGCCGGAAGTCGGTGTCGCCGCCTCAGCCGTCCCCCCCTCCCGATATCTCCGGTGTTCCACCAAAACATGTCCGGTTGCAACCTGCCCCCTCGCCCATTCGGTCCGGCCTAAGACCAAAGGGCCCCCCCAGGGAGGctggttctctccccacagacgctgcccgacccgctgagtgttcccACCGGTTACCCGCCAGTCGCAGTTTTTGAAATCTCCGGGTAGAAGCGAACGCTGCCGGTCCTCAGCTGGTGACCTTCTGACCTCCcttcacaaactggaaaggctggttatctgaaatggttgaggTTTGAGGCTGTGGTTTGTCCCGCTTGTCTTCCCACTGCCTGTAGCTGCAAAACGAGGCTATTCGGCCCCTTGGGCCCATGCTAGTTCAAGGGCAGCAATCCCAGGAGTCTCATTTCTCCAACTTGTCATCTTGCACCCATCCGCTGCCGTTCTGAGACGccggagactgcagctgctggaatctggggcaacgcACCCGCTTTGATTCCTTTCCCACTGATGTGCGCTGAGGGTTACAACCAACCATCatgtggttgggatgtgggaggaaagcagagcacccgggggaagcccacccggtcacagggagaacgtgcaaactcagcgcacacacacacagagcaccagGGATCGGGATCAGTTTGACTAGAGGAGGTGGTGTCAACACCAACACACAGGTGGTGTTGTATCTCAATCTCCCCACAGTATCTGTGTGTTTTCACGGGCTTTTCTCTTACAGGATCGGCCCGAGAGAcattggagcagcgggtccctaaCAGGTGCCGACAgagtatttaaaacagagtgttgattggttgattagagggagtgagtacgagatcattggcagggacaaatatcaggaggggtaactacagaggagcggccagtgtgtgagtggctcagggtaggagtggaactttgaggagaggctgaggatgagcttgctcccagagaggtaaggccaggtaagttcctttaattaatttaattaacttaggagtgggtaatgaaggcagcagttagggcagttgtgtgctctgtatgcaggaAGACAGGGCCAGCACACGTGTctctgatgaccacacctgtaaaaggtacatccagctgcagctcctgacaaacccagctagggagctggagctggatgcaccttttataGGATCATTCAtgagcagaaatagacaggagtttcagggagatagtcacccctaaaagtcaggaggcaggaaagggaagggctatagacagaaagagcagagcacccctctggccgttcccatcaacaataagtttaccattttggatactgctggtggggacgacctaccggggacaagttgcagtggtcgtgtctctggcactgaaatgggaccctcagctcagaaaggaaggagggtaaagaggagagcagtagNNNNNNNNNNNNNNNNNNNNNNNNNNNNNNNNNNNNNNNNNNNNNNNNNNNNNNNNNNNNNNNNNNNNNNNNNNNNNNNNNNNNNNNNNNNNNNNNNNNNccccccccccccacccccccccccccccccccccaccccccccccccccagggcagACAATCATTCTGCTGCCTCGCTCCGCCATGATAACTGGAGCTGCTCCCTTTAAACGTTTGTGAACTGCGGAGGTCGGAAAACATCAACAGCGGAGACTGGGACCTCCGAGCGTTGTTCTTCCAAACACGATTTAGATTACTAGTTTCTCAGACCAATTGTTCCTTCTAAATATGAAGAATATATTTTCTTTACACTTCAAAGTAAACAAAGTCCCAGTGAACACAGGAACCTTCATGGTAAATCTAACCtgtggagtgtgtgatgggacggtgtggagggagcttcaccctgtgtctgaccccgggagtgtgtgatgggtgcCGCAGACCGGGGTTGGTGCGGGTGACTGGGGGCAGTTCGGGTGACTGGGGGTGGGTGCTGCTTCGTCTCAGTGTCACTCACCGTCACCTCACACCAGTACTCGCCCCAGCGGGTGATGGGCTCGTCGGGAATCCTCAGCGCGGCCGGTGGAACAAACACTTGCAGCTGAGAACGAAATGCAGGTCAAGTTACCCCCGGAGATACCGGagcctccctctgcctccacagttaGCCCTGGagcctccctctgcctccacagttaGCCCTGGAGCCTCCCTCTGCCTCAACAGTTATCCCCGGAGACACCGGagcctccctctgcctccacagatgctgcctgacccaccaagatCCACCAGCAGCTGGGTTATTCTGTAGTTAACCCTTTGTGTGGGCTGTCCGCTCCCCACTGTCCCTGCGGGCcgtgtggagggggggggtgtgggggggggcggggaggggggggagagcaaGGTCAAGACCCAGGACAGATGTCACTGTGCACTccacgcacagcaagatcccacacaggcAGGGTGGATGCCGATCAGCTCCCCCTTCCTCACACAGGGGCGGGGGGGGATGGATCACGGGGCGGGGGGAAGGTCGTGGGTcgccgaggatgttgaggtggaTCCATCCAGTATTCCGAGAGAGCCGCAGGTATCCTGGGACGTTCAACCCGAGGGTCACACAGGGCTGGGGGTTCAACGTCCCCActtccccagcccccaccacaccccacctaACAGGCGatcccctccccacagcccccccTGGGTATCCGGGTCTATGAGtggaggatggtgggggtgggggggggggtggcggggagaTGGACCGCCCAGGACCGGGCAGCTGCTCCCTCGGACGTCCCGGCCCGGACCCGCTCCCTCAGACGTCCCGGCCCAGACCTGCTCACCTCCCTGAGGAAGTGGCGGCAGACGATGTCCCTGCTCAGCTCCCACTTCACGTTGTTCTTCATCCTCACCATCAGCCGCGACCCCTTCAGGAACTCGACGGTctggggggcgagagggggggagaggtcaGCGCGGGGCAGCGGGAGCGAGGGGTCAGCCGCGGGCAGCGGGAGCAAGGGGTCGGGGGCGGGGAGGGGTTacaggaacagtgggggggggggtccacgAGCAGACGTGTGtcactcaccctctccccactggGGGTCTGCCTCCTCTCCCTCCGCACCCCCCCTCCTGAAGCACCTGAAACATCACAGGAAATGTTCAGTGGcaatcctcttccccccccccccaccctctctccccccaacccAACCACCACCAatacacccctctcccaccctccctcacctcccaaccCAACCCCCGCACAttaccccccccacacccccctgcaTGACCCCACCCTTGTTGCAGGAGGAGACGGGAGGGCCCCAAGGCGCGTCAGTAACGAGACCCAACCCTGCACCCACCATGCGCTCCTGCTTGAACAAGGCCTTGTTCTCTGGTGAGGCGTAAACAGCCAGGCCCTGGGGCAGCAGCCGGTTCCGACCGATGGCCTTCTTCACAAAGACCGTGTCCCCTCGATCTCCGAGCtctgttggagggagggagggacgagaACGGTGAGTGAGGGGGTGGGTAAATAAAAGCAGGCACtgtggtgctcggatgtgacagtcctggcgagctcctgctcacccagcctgaatatctaacggtgaagtgtcgaccattctatctgccatgggagctcgcttcagctatcctgatggcagtctacatcccaccacagacggacatgaccCTGccctcaatgagctatactccgtggtcaacataccgaggccctcttcatcatcacaggggactttaatcaggccaacctcaagagtgtgttaccaaaatactaccagcacatctcctgctccaccagggccaccaacacccttgaccactgctatacaaccatcaaagatgccttccgagccaccctcgtcctcactttgggaagtcagaccaccaggctgtgctcctgctccctgcatacaaacagaaactgaaacgagaggatccggtacagagagctgtgcagtgctggtctgaggaagcagatgagctcctacgtgactgctttgagtcattgAACTGGCCCATggtcaaagactcagctgccagccttgctgAGTATACCACCACcttcacagactttatcagcaagtgtgtggaggactgggtaccaaagaggacaatccgggtgttcccaaaccggaaaccatggatgaaccgggagatccactccctactgaagtcgaggactgctgccaCAAATCTCGTGATTCTGATCTGGACATGAAATCGAGATGCGACCTTGAGGAACGCTATCAGGGataccaagaggcaatactgactcgaaatagagtcccagaccagccgtcagtctatggcagggcttacgtgccataacaggctacaagacgaagacgggctgcatagttaacagcacatctcttcctgatgaacttaacgcattctatgcatgttttgaacagaagggaagtggattgtcaccacccaccccgacagcctcaaatgcagctgaacctgtgatcacattgaggacgtaagatcagtcttctggagagtgaacatgaggaaagcatctggcccagatggtgtcccgggccgcgtgctcagatcttgtgctgatcagttggcagaagtatttgcggacatatttaacctctccctgcttcaatctcaggttaccACCtattaagaagaccactatcatgccaGTACCGAAAAAGAGCAAGGTAACATGTCTCAaagactaccgaccagtggctctgacatcaccatcacaaagtgctttgagaggctggtcatggctcgcatcaactccagcctcccagacaacctggacccattgcaattcgcctatcaccgaaacaggtcaacagcatctcccctggcccttcactcacctctggagcatctggacagtaaagacacctattgtttattgactacagctctgccttcaatacaataatctcaagcaagcttgtcaccaaactccgagacccaggactcaacacctccctctgtaactggatccttgactttctaaccaacagactgcagtcagtgaggataggcagcaatacctctgacacgattattctcaacactggtgccccataaggctgcatcctcagccctctactctactccctatacactcatgactgtgtggcaagattctgctctaactccagctacaagtttgcagatgataccaccattggaggctgtatctcaaacagcgatgagccggagtacaggaaggagcttagtggaatggtgtcatgacaacaacctttccctcaatgtcaacaaaacaaaagagctggtcattgacttcaggaaagggggcggtgtacatgcacctgtctacatcaatggtgctgaggtcgagagggttgagagcttcaagttcctaggagtgaacatcaccaacaacctgccctggtcaaatcacgtagatgccacggccaagaaagctcaccagcgcctctactctcTCTGGAAGCTAAAGAGATTCTGTTTGTGgcctttgacactcacaaacttttaccaatgcaccacagaaagcatcctatctggatgtatcatggcttggtacggcaactgctctgccaggaccgcaagaggctgcagagagttgtggacacagcccagcaaatcacggacaccagcctcccctccctggactctgtctttacctctcattgtcttggtgaagcagccagcataagcaaagaccccacccacccgagtcattctctcttctctcctctcccatcaggtagaagatacagaagcctgagggcacgtatcaccaggcttaaggatagcttctaccccactgtgataagactattgaatgattcccttatacgatgagatggactctgacctcacgatctaccttgttgtgaccttgcaccttattgcactgcactttctctgtagctgtgacactttactctgtactgttattgtttttacctgtactacatcaatgcactctgtactgactcaatgtaactgcactgtgtaatgaattgacctgtacgatcagtatgcaagacaagtttttcactgtacctcagtacaagtgacaaataataaaccaataccactgtcAGCAGCTAGCGAGGGGTCGGGGCATTTACGTACTGGGGACGGTCCTGCGTTAGGATGAGCTCCAACCTCTCCTGGGGGCTGTGCTTCGTGTCCTCCACCAGCCGGTACACCCGATGCCTCCTGGGGTGCAGCCTGGCCGGTTTGCCCTCCttggggaggggaacctgccaCCAGCGTTCCACCATCACCGTGCCCTGTGGGAACAAGGAGCGTCATCAATCTGCCGCTGGGCTTTGGGCACCACACTGGTGCTCTGTGGCGGAGAGATCAGTAGAATGTCCGGAGACCCCCAGGATCAGGAATCCAGACTCACACCTCCTTCCcttgcaggaggaggccattcagctgagTTATACTGGCTCACAGAACCCTGTAACCTGTtccctccacactcccatcaactccccccaagattctacccctcacccacacaccagggtgGCAACTTAGAGCAGACTTAtgaacccactgacccgcacgttgttgggacgtgggaggagactggagcacccaggaaaaaCCCACCccgtcacagggagagcgtggcaaactccacacagacggcaccggaggtcaggatcgaactaggGTCTCTGGAGCTCAGGGGCAGTAGTTTCTCCATGCTGCACATTGTACCTCCTATCCCATTGCACCGTGGGCCCCCTCTCTGAAACATCCCTCCAATTAGCCCCAGACCCCAGCTACTTCCTGCCCCTTTTGTGGGCAACTGCCTTCTGCAGGTTCCCACAGACCCCATCCAGCCCGGTGCAGGCTGTGGTGTCGGACACTTTCCCCCCACCGCTGCCGGGAACTGTTGTAAACCTGTGTCTGCAGAGCAGCTGGGCAGAAATGATCCCCGGTGGATGTCGCTCAGGAGACccgggaagtggggggggagcagatgggccgaaggggcaCAGGGTACAGAAGGCAAGGGGTCAGGCTGGAGACGTGTAACGGGTCAGTTCTCAGGGCGGGGGTTTAAATCGCTGGGTCcgggtgggagggggatgggaagtgAAACTTTAGGGGGTTACGATCCCAAACTGCCCCCCCAGGTCGGGGGCAGGAACAGAGGCGGTCGGTGCCTGGACGGGGAATTGGTTCCGGgacaggtggaggggagggtggggagaggggactgaGGGCGGCTGTGCCAGggacccctcccctcaccacactccccccaccctcacccctactctctgccacactcctccctccccattcagtctccctccctcacacctctcACTGCCcactcccatcttctccccaacccccctccctcccaactcCCGCCCgcaacccctcaccctcctccgtccccctccctctcactccctccctcaccccacccccccctcactccctcccccctccctcccctcccccctcccctcccccctccccccctcccccctcccctcccccctcccctcctccctcccctcccctcctccctcccctccccctcccctccctcccctccccctcccctccctccctcacccccctcctccctcaccctccctccctccctccctccctccctcccctccctccctcccctccctccctccctcactcccctccctcatcccctccctcaccccttcccttccctccctcactccctcactcccctccctcactccctcactctcctccctcactccctcacccTGACGGCGCTGACCGCGACCCCACGACCTGCCGCCTCCCCCGGGCCGCCGCCGCCTCCCCCGCTCCCCCCGGCCCGCAGCAACCGTTGGAGGCTCCGCCGCCACATTCCCACACGCGAGGCCGAGGAGCCGCCGGCCGCCACTAGGCCCCGTCACCCCAGCAACGCCGCGAGGACCCCCACCCCCGGGGACGCCGAGGTGGCCGCCGCCGCGCCTGATGGCAGCGCGGGCTCCGGGTCCGGGAGCGGGTCCCGCTGGAGCCTCCGGTCCCCGGGAGTCTGCGGGGAGCGAAGCTTCCCCACggtgggcgggtggggggggttcGGGCGGGGGGGCGGGGTGCGGGGGGttcgggggggtgtgggggtgcgggcggggtgtggggtgggggggttgggggggggtgcggggggtgttgggggggggggtggggcggggtgggggggtgggggggggtggtcggtgtgtgggtggggtgtgggggtggggggggtggggggggtgtgggtgtgggtgggggggggggtggggggggggtgggggtggggggggtgggggggggtgggggggggggggggtgggggggggggggggggggtgggggggggggggtggggggggggtggggggggggggggtgggggggggtggggggggggggggggtgggggtgggggggggggtggtggggggggggggtggggggggggggggggtggggggtgggggggtggggggggggggggggggggggggggggggtgggtgggggggggggggggtggggggggtgggggggggggggggtgtgggggggggggggggggtgggggggggggggtggggggggggggggtgggggggggggggggtgggggggggggggggggggggggggggggggggtgggggggggggggggggtggggggggggggggtgggggttcgggcggggtgtgggggggtgcagggtgcGGGGGTGCGggcggggtgtggggtggggggtgtgggcggtgtgtggggtggggggtgcgggcAGGGCGGGGTGGGTattgggggtggggcgggggtgtggggtgtgggggtgcgGGCGGGGCGGGGTGGgtatgggggggtggggcgggggtgcGGGGTGTGGGGGTTCGGGCGGGGTgcagggtgggggggtgtggggtgtggggggtgcgggcggggtgtggggtggggggtgcgggcGGGGCGGGGTGGGTattgggggtggggcgggggtgcggggtgggggggtgctggCGGGgcagggtggggcgggggggggtgcgGGAGTATAACTTCCTTCTAACTCCAGGATAACTCCCACTGCCCGGGAAGAAGGTTTGTCCCGGCTCTGGATCAGCGGGAGTGGCTGCAGACCCTCGGCTCGGATCCCGGGATCCCGGCAGGTACAGGATGGTGAAGTGGGGCTCAGGGAGAAGTTACTTCGTGCAATGAGGAGGGAGGGTCCGGGACGGAGGGACAGACTCTGGGGATAAATGATCCCAACCAGAGAGGGGTGGGAATAAGGGTGAGGAGCCCCCACGGGGAGTGCCTGTGGGTTGAAGGCAGAAACTGCTGGCAACAAACACCCAGTgagtctgtggaaggagaaccgTTGTCAGAGaggtatacagcacggaaacaggcccttcgacccaactcgtccatgctggccaacTTGCCTTTCCAAGCTAGTCCcgcttgcctgcgtttggcccacatccaccCACCTGTCCAAGCGTTGTAACTgtccccacctctgccacttgctctggcagctcgctccacacacccaccaccctcggtgggaaggacttgcccctcaggttcccctttcccctctcacttatgCCTCGAGCTTTAGACTCTCTGGCACCCTGGCATCAAATGGACTTGTGCTTCAAGGCCACGACATTTTATCGAAGGTTTCAGGGGAAGCGCGGGAGGgtcgaggaggaggaggtggtggggtggggagatgggaggaAGATGGTttgggggggaggaagggtggtAACTTTTCTCAGTAATAGGGACGATGGACTGTGATAAAAACCCACCCTGTTCACTAATGCCCTCCAGGGAATGAAATCCTTCTGCAGTCTGACCCGTGTGTGACTCCAGTCCATGGTCCAAAGGTGGCTCTAGCCAGACATCATTACATGAAGGGCTAGAACAGAGCAGTTGGACCGAACGGCCCCTTTCCTGTGGTATATTTATCTGTAACTCAGTTCAAAGTATCCCAACAGAAAGGTCCATCTACAGGACAGAGAGAAAGGATGCCAGTCATAAAAATCAGGCCCAAGGTTCTGCCACACTCCTAAATCTGATCTCTGAAGCACCCTGCAAAAACATCCGGGCTCGGTCTTTAAGTTTGATAATACACTTGCTCCAGGTGAAAGGTGatacagaaatgcaagttgttgtatcATTGTCAAAACTAGCGCGGCAGCTCGCCCCTGTGGGCGCGCGTATAACCGGcagagttctgcaggggtcggtgttgggaccacaacttttcactcagTACTTTAATGAAGgagctgatggcattgtggccaagatagacccgttgggccgaagggcctgtttccgtgatgtagatggagggacaggtagtgttgcagaggcaggagtctgcagaaggacttggacaggttgggagagtggcaggtggaatacaacggagggaagtgtggggttctGCACttcggtaggaagaataaaggtgtagactgttttctaaatggggagagaattcagaaatcagaggtgcaaagggtctGGGCAGtcccagttcaggattccctcaaagtTAATCTTAAAGGTCCCGGCAGATTAACCCCTGCCTCTCCACCCCAGGGAAACACTGGACTCCATTGTAGCAATACACTGTGCACAACTACAGACAGAACAACCCCAGTGGTACTGAGACTGAAAAGGTTAAGTAATCTGGTGAAGAAGACacgagagatgctggaatctggagcaaagaacaaactactggcgatacagtgaaaaactttgttttgcctgccatccatacagatcatttcatcacatcggtacatcgaggtagtacaaggggaaaacaataacagaatgcagaataaagtgtaacagttacagagaaagtgcagtgcaggcagacaataaggtgcaaggtccgaacaaggtagattgtgtggtcaagattccatctcatcgtagtagggaactgttcaatagtcttttaacagtgggatagaagctgtccttgagcctggtgatatgcaCTTTCAGACCTtttcatcttctgcccaatgggaggggggagaacagagaatgtctggggtgggaagggtctttgattatgctggctgctttactgaggcagtgggaagtgtagacggggcGTGTGAGAGAATGTGACAAGGGTTGGGTGAGATCTATCAAACGGTTTGTGATGAACTGGGACATTTTCGTCTTCCCGAAACCCACCCCAATCATCAGACACTGGTCAGTCCAGTTCGCCCCAGACTGACGACGGCTCATCGGGTTGAGCAGCCAGGTGCCAGCCTGCGTGTGTGAGCAGCACTGATGCAGCTGCGGAGCTCGTCATCTCCCCACGGGGACCGGGGTGGTGTTGGCGCAGCCCTTTATTTAGCTGCAGTAACACGAATCAGTGCTGTTTCTGTCCTGTTTGTGAGGCGGCGTGGTCACTGCATCCCACCGGGAGAGGGGCGGGGAGCCGGGGTAGTCAGGAGGGCATGAAGTCTCCCCTTCCGCGGGCAACACCGTTAGCCACGTCAATCCATCGCTGTTTACTGCAGGTAGCTTTAACTTCAGACCTTGCAGCTTGAGGCAATTTCAAGCAGTGAACCAGAATATTCCACAGTCTCCAAGATCCCGGAGAGAGGCAAGGACCCGGGAATTCACTCACAGTCACGGAAGAGTAAAAGTAAAGGGGCTGAGCCTGGCAAATGCACAGGGTCAGATAACAACATCACCGAGTACTGCAGGGAATCCTGCTGGATATTTTCCAAACCTCTCCAGCCTCTGGGACAGTTCCTGAGGGGAAAACCTCCTTCGGAAAGGTGGAAGGGGGAAAAATGGATGGCAGAACAGTTAACCTGATTGTCAGTGGGGAAAATGCCGCAGTAACTCGGTCATCGTTAACACCACCAGGCAAAGTCAGCACCCATCAATGCTCAACAACTCTGCCGCATGGGTTTTGAGGGAGCAGCCAGCACACCGTTCCCCtggaaagtggggtcacaggtagacaagagcggtgaagaaggcatttggcacactggccttcaccggtcagggcactgagttgggattataggttgcagttgtacaagtcgttggtgaggccgcacttggagtattgtgttcaggtttggaaTCCTGCTGTAGGAAGATGCCATTAGCTGGaacaagtgcagaggagatttacgaggaagttgctgggacttgagggactgagtgttagggagaggttgggcaggctaggacattccttggagcgaaggggactgaggggcgatcttacagaggtgtataaactcaggAAGACTTGGAGAACTGatggagggatttttttttattgagatCTTCTGGCTTCCAATCACACTTCGAACATGCTCAGGGAGAACATTGCGCAGTAACGGAACTGCCACCGGACGCTCTCTGCAACAGAAGACAAGACAgtcagtgggaggggagaggatttGGGGCATTAAGAAACCTCCTCGTTGTGACCAGTCACAGGGTTGGGCTCAGGCCAAGTGGCAGCTGGAGGCTTCCAGGGAGGGAGATCCCCACTCGGATTCCCAAGCCCTTCGGGGGTTGTGTCTGTGGCCGGATCCCCGTGGGGAACAGTCTCACCCCacgggggtggggttggtgatcAGTCCCGAACTCCGGAACCAGGAAGGGAGCTCAGACtctggagaaagtggggaggaggggagtgggaccctccctcagtaccgccccccacagtgtgaccctccctcagtgcggcACTACATTGTCCTATAGCATTACAGagtcaccacagcacagaaacaggcccttcggcccaacttgtccatgccgactgcgttgcccagtgagctggtcccagctgccccacgtttggcccactgaacctctcctatccatggataTCTTgatgcttttaaacattgctgatgtgcccacctcaaccattccaaacacgcaccaccctctgtgtgaagaagctgccctgatgtccctttttaactctctcccctctggTCTGAAATCCCCAGCTACTCTCCAGGGCCCGGGTTTGAAGGGATCGCCTACCTACCTGGTCTGGTTTCCATGGTAACGCACCACTCCCACCAGGTAGCGATTCCCCGGCACTTCCCAGCTGAAGTACTCGTTGCGCTGGTTGACGTACGGGGACCAGGCGCAGTCCCGGAAACAGACGCGGGCGGCTTCGCAGCAGTAGAACCTCCACCTGGAAAACAAGACAGCAACCGGGGGGTGACAGTGGGCTGACGCCGCGGGGCCACCCCACCCAGcagggcagggggtggtggtgttgggccactgaggaggatgcagagccATTGTGCAGAGATGGGGCAGGCAGAATTTAATCCCAGCAAGTACAAGGTGCTGACTTTTACTCCctccgcttgcctggatgagcccACACTCAGGAACAGCGGCTTCCCTTCAActttcctgaaccaaccggcacaaccctaatcactgcctca
The sequence above is drawn from the Pristis pectinata isolate sPriPec2 chromosome 40, sPriPec2.1.pri, whole genome shotgun sequence genome and encodes:
- the mrpl9 gene encoding LOW QUALITY PROTEIN: 39S ribosomal protein L9, mitochondrial (The sequence of the model RefSeq protein was modified relative to this genomic sequence to represent the inferred CDS: deleted 1 base in 1 codon), encoding MWRRSLQRLLRAGGSGGGGGGPGEAAGRGVAVSAVRGTVMVERWWQVPLPKEGKPARLHPRRHRVYRLVEDTKHSPQERLELILTQTVPKLGDRGDTVFVKKAIGRNRLLPQGLAVYASPENKALFKQERMVLQEGGCGGRGGRPPTVEFLKGSRLMVRMKNNVKWELSRDIVCRHFLRELQVFVPPAALRIPDEPITRWGEYWCEVTVSDTETKQHPPPVTRTAPSHPHQPRSAAPITHSRGQTQGEAPSTPSHHTLHRLDLP